In one window of Microcaecilia unicolor chromosome 9, aMicUni1.1, whole genome shotgun sequence DNA:
- the RAB19 gene encoding ras-related protein Rab-19 isoform X1, with amino-acid sequence MHRALSQERGSPKMYFLNSGSEDPFDFLFKIILIGDSNVGKTCVVHRFKSHLFPEKQQNTIGVDFTVRSLDIEGKKVKIQVWDTAGQERFRTIGQSYYRSAHGAIIAYDISRRQTFESVPHWIHEVEKYGAANVVLMLIGNKADLLENRQVLFEDACTLAEKHGLLAVLETSAKDAQNVEELFLLMAKELIVRNSLHLHRESPSGSLQLNSRPVIAEETFQKQHCPC; translated from the exons ATGCATCGAGCCCTCAGTCAGGAGAGAG gaagccCAAAGATGTACTTTTTGAATTCTGGTTCAGAAGATCCCTTTGATTTCCTTTTTAAGATTATCCTGATAGGAGATTCAAATGTGGGGAAAACATGTGTGGTTCATCGTTTCAAATCTCACCTCTTCCCTGAGAAGCAACAGAACACCATTGGGGTGGATTTCACTGTGCGTTCTTTGGACATTGAAGGCAAGAAGGTGAAG ATCCAGGTGTGGGACACAGCTGGCCAGGAACGTTTCCGGACCATAGGACAAAGCTACTATCGCAGCGCCCATGGTGCGATCATAGCTTACGATATCAGCAGGCGTCAGACGTTTGAATCTGTTCCACACTGGATCCATGAAGTTGAAAAATATGGGGCAGCCAATGTGGTGCTGATGTTAATTG GGAATAAGGCAGATTTATTGGAGAACCGTCAGGTCCTGTTTGAAGACGCATGCACTCTGGCAGAGAAGCATGGGCTCTTGGCAGTCCTGGAGACCTCTGCCAAGGATGCGCAGAATGTCGAGGAGCTGTTTTTGCTAATGGCCAAGGAACTGATCGTGCGGAACAGTTTGCACCTGCATCGGGAAAGTCCGTCCGGGAGCCTGCAGCTGAACTCCCGCCCTGTGATTGCAGAGGAGACCTTCCAGAAGCAGCACTGTCCTTGCTGA
- the RAB19 gene encoding ras-related protein Rab-19 isoform X2 translates to MYFLNSGSEDPFDFLFKIILIGDSNVGKTCVVHRFKSHLFPEKQQNTIGVDFTVRSLDIEGKKVKIQVWDTAGQERFRTIGQSYYRSAHGAIIAYDISRRQTFESVPHWIHEVEKYGAANVVLMLIGNKADLLENRQVLFEDACTLAEKHGLLAVLETSAKDAQNVEELFLLMAKELIVRNSLHLHRESPSGSLQLNSRPVIAEETFQKQHCPC, encoded by the exons ATGTACTTTTTGAATTCTGGTTCAGAAGATCCCTTTGATTTCCTTTTTAAGATTATCCTGATAGGAGATTCAAATGTGGGGAAAACATGTGTGGTTCATCGTTTCAAATCTCACCTCTTCCCTGAGAAGCAACAGAACACCATTGGGGTGGATTTCACTGTGCGTTCTTTGGACATTGAAGGCAAGAAGGTGAAG ATCCAGGTGTGGGACACAGCTGGCCAGGAACGTTTCCGGACCATAGGACAAAGCTACTATCGCAGCGCCCATGGTGCGATCATAGCTTACGATATCAGCAGGCGTCAGACGTTTGAATCTGTTCCACACTGGATCCATGAAGTTGAAAAATATGGGGCAGCCAATGTGGTGCTGATGTTAATTG GGAATAAGGCAGATTTATTGGAGAACCGTCAGGTCCTGTTTGAAGACGCATGCACTCTGGCAGAGAAGCATGGGCTCTTGGCAGTCCTGGAGACCTCTGCCAAGGATGCGCAGAATGTCGAGGAGCTGTTTTTGCTAATGGCCAAGGAACTGATCGTGCGGAACAGTTTGCACCTGCATCGGGAAAGTCCGTCCGGGAGCCTGCAGCTGAACTCCCGCCCTGTGATTGCAGAGGAGACCTTCCAGAAGCAGCACTGTCCTTGCTGA